In Sus scrofa isolate TJ Tabasco breed Duroc unplaced genomic scaffold, Sscrofa11.1 Contig1983, whole genome shotgun sequence, the DNA window ATGACAAAGGTGAAATCAGTAGATTCTTTGAAAGAtacaaataatcaaaacagattcttaaagaaacagaaaaatcttaatACTTTTATAACAATGAAAGTAATTGAAGTTTTAATCTAAAATGGTCCCACAAAAAGAACTATGGACTTATATATCCACAAGAGTATTATATTGAACATTTAAGAAGAAGTAATACCAATGCTaaacaaactctttcagaaaatagagaagggaATATTACCCAAGTCATGTAATAAATCCAGCATTAAGTTGGTACAGAAACTAGACACatacatcacaagaaaagaaaaatactgtttaataTTGCTCATGATTATAGACactaaaactcttaccaaaaaaaGATTAGCAAATGAAGTCCAGAATGGCCTTAAAAGAACAATATATTATATCaagaggtttttttccctcaggagaCAAGGTTATTTTAACTTACGAAAATTAACCAATGAAATTTACTGTATtaattgaataaagaagaaaggctATCAGATCATCtcacaaaatgcagaaaaagtgttGGACAGAATTTTCATACCCTTGCATGATAAAcctcagaaaagcaagaaaaaaatgcaacttcCTAAACCTGGTAGAGGACACAGATAACGCATAGCTAATATACTTATTAGTAAAAGACAATACTTTCCCCTTAAGATTAGGGCAAGCATTTTGGCTCCCAGTTCTTCCATTCAACATTAAGCTGGAAATCACAGCCAGTGCAACAGAGTAACATagcaatataaaagaaataacagttggagagagagaaataaaagtcctTATTTATGAATGACATGATCATGTActcagaaaatctttaaaaatctattaaaagtctaccagaaataaaatgcatatttagcagtcacaggatacaaggtcaatatacaaaGATCAATTGTACTTCTATGTCATTCACAATGGCATTCGAAAACATTAAATACTTAGGGATGAATTTTGCCAAATATGTACAAAATCTgtataataaaaacatcaatccttctgagagaaactaaaaagatgtaaataaatagagataTATACTGGGTTCCTAAATCAGAAGACTCAATATCACCAAGATGTCAGCTCTTTCCAAATTGGTATACAAATTCGATGCAACCACAATCAAAATGCCAGCATGCTTTTTTGTAGAAACAATGCATATTTCATTAAAGTTAAAACttgctctttggagttcccgtcgtggcgcagtggttaacgaatccgactaggaaccatgaggttgcggttcagtccctgccttgctcagtgggttaacaatccggcgttgccgtgagctgtggtgtaggttgcagacgcggctcggatccgcgttgctgtggctctggcgtaggccggtggctacagctccgattcaacccctagcctgggaacctccatatgccgcgggagcggcccaagaaatagcaacaacaacagcaacaaaaagacaaaagacaaaaaaaaaaaaaaaaaaaaaaaaaaaaaaaaaaaacttgctctttgaaagacactattagaaaataaaagcataccacagactggaagaagatatttataaaacatttatctgaCATAGGACTTGAGTCAAGAATATGTAAATACCACTTAGAATTCAATAAGAACACATCCATATATAAAAATGGGTAAGTTTTTAAGACATCCGTTAGATGAATCAAGTTGTTTTCAGAGCCTGGTATTAACTGCTTCAGATATTTGATCCTCTAACATTATTTAACATGATTGTTCCCAGTTTACAAGTTTCTCATGAATTAGCAGTCTATAAATCACAATGTTTAGAAATTGTTCCCACTATCCATATACTTCTAACTATCTTGAAAAAGTTGAGGGAGAAGAGAAGCCTATATCTGCTGTATTAATTGAGAATCTCTCCACAGCTGTGATTTTTTGGTCATTATCTACCATAAGGAATGGTAACTATAAATATGGTCCAATTTTAtgttctacattaaaaaaaaaactcatgctatacagcaaagactaatgatattttaaaaagaaaagctttaaggTACCTTAAATTTAAACGATATCCTTGGTCATTAACTAACTCAACTAAAGGAAATTAaacttgttctgtttgttttggttttatttcatgtAATGAGATTGCCTTCCTGCAGAAATTACCTCTGGTATTTATTTTCAAGGTTTTGGCCAAACttctttgttttagattttttaaagatacattaaTTTATTAGCATTGTGCCCATTGGAACTAAGTCCTATACAGATACTTCATTTTCTATCTTAACACTGTCATTTCCACCACTAGAAAGTGAGTTCTATTCAGGAAAAATTCATCTATGTTACCAAGCCAACAATCTTGAAGATATTTAGCCaatgaattgaatgaatgaacgaatgaataagtagataaataaaggaatggatgaatgaatgaaccatttAGAACAGGCaattctttataatatatatatatagacccaCAGAACAAAACACTCATGTAATATAGTATCTTGGAAAAAGTGTGTTTCAGCCAAATAATTTTTACCATTTAGGTAAATGTAATGGCTATTAATGACCAAAAACTCCATTAGCCGAAGTCTTTGCTGTATGTCCCTCTCTTTCTATAGATACTAATATTTGCTCTATAAATTagtgtattaattttaaaacccaCTGCCTAATTCTATAGACACTAAAATTGAATAGATTAAAGTGGTACACATCAAAAAGTTTATCTCTAGATAATAGTCCAGAATTAACCATTGGTTAATTGGTTAACCAATTGgttaattctttatttaaaagaacaacaaaatttggAGCAGAACTTTTCTTCTAAACTTGCTGGGTTATAGATCAAAAataagtctcagagttcccatcgtgactcagtggttaacaaatccgactaggacccatgaggttgaggatttgatccctggccttgctcagtgggttaaggatctggcatcgccgtgagctgtggtgtgggtcgcagacacggtttggatcccacgttgctgtggctctggtgtaggctgacaactgcagctccatttggacccctagcctgggaatctccatgtgctgcaggtgcggccataggaaagaccaaaaaaaaaagtctcaaaggaCCAGAAGAACCCTCCAAGATAGATAATACTCTTCAAACAAAAGCTGCTAAACAGGTGATCCATCacatctccctctcccacctcattAATCTTTTAACTGCCCCTTTACATCTTTGTTTCTCAAGGTATAGATTAGAGGGTTGAGGCTAGGTGTGACAACAGTATAAAAGAGGCAATGAACTTTCCTTGATCTTGAGAACCTCTTGTTGGGGGCTGGAGATATATGCACATGACTGGAATGAAAAACAGGGATACAACCAGAAGATGGGCTCCACATGACCCAAAGACTTTCTGAAGTCCAGCTGTTgactgcatcctcagcacagcaTGGGCAATCGCACCATAGGAGCTGAGAATGAGAATAAGTGGTATGATCACAAAAATGGAGCTCATGACCATGAGGGTCAGCTCATTAGCACGGGTATCAACACAAGACAGTCGCAGCAGTGCTGcaacttcacagaagaaatgatccaCCTGACGATGTCCACACAGGGGTACCCAGGAGGTAAATGAGGAGTGAAGTGCTGAGGTGGTAAAGCCACTTGCCCaagaagccacagccaacagaTGGCAGAAACGAGGGTGCATGAGGACAGTGTAATGCAAGGGTCTACATACAGCTGCATAACGGTCATAGGACATCACCACCAGTAGCATACACTCAGCAGTTCCCAATGCAAGAACAAAATAGAGTTGAATCATGCACCCGAcataagaaatgtttttctctgggCCCCAGAGGTTGACCAGCAACTGGGGGATGGAGCTGGTGGTATAGcagagatccagaaaagacaggtttgagaggaagaagtacatgggagtgtggagATGGGAGTCCAAGTATGACAAGATAATGATGAACAGGTTGCCTATCAATGTCATCAAGTAGAACATCAAAATAACTACAAAGAGAACTAACTCAAGGTGAGGCCAATTAGAAAAACCCAGTAGaacaaagtaatcttgagaacttgcatttttttccttcatcattcattttttccAATACCTGAGGAAAGAAGCACATAAACTGAAGGATGCCCCACTCATTGTCAAACCCCTGAAAactgattggggaaaaaaatctatgccaTTTCCAAATACTGCAATATGACggtaggatttttatggttttgttttgaagtttcaTTCAGACATTTGCCCTGTTGTAGATACAATCAATAACTTCTCAAGCTAATGAGTTCCTTTGTGCATCCATAAGTTAGCATTTGGATAAATGATTAAAGATAtcccatattttttcattttaaaaaaaaactttttttacaaaaagaaaatctttgtccTCCTTTCCCTAATGTTcagattatttccaattttgtgATTACACAGAAAGAAATATCTCCAGTTTTAATCATCTTAcacaaag includes these proteins:
- the LOC110258402 gene encoding olfactory receptor 2J3-like, whose amino-acid sequence is MMKEKNASSQDYFVLLGFSNWPHLELVLFVVILMFYLMTLIGNLFIIILSYLDSHLHTPMYFFLSNLSFLDLCYTTSSIPQLLVNLWGPEKNISYVGCMIQLYFVLALGTAECMLLVVMSYDRYAAVCRPLHYTVLMHPRFCHLLAVASWASGFTTSALHSSFTSWVPLCGHRQVDHFFCEVAALLRLSCVDTRANELTLMVMSSIFVIIPLILILSSYGAIAHAVLRMQSTAGLQKVFGSCGAHLLVVSLFFIPVMCIYLQPPTRGSQDQGKFIASFILLSHLASTL